Within the Aspergillus luchuensis IFO 4308 DNA, chromosome 5, nearly complete sequence genome, the region AAAGCCAGGATTTGGCTTTTCAAGTGCTTTGTTATGGGGAGCTATCTTTGGGGCCCTTCGGTCTGGCGCCCCTCCCTTTGACTACGACTAAAAAATCCCGGGCTTTTTAGTTTCTTTGTCCCTGTCAGGATGACCCGAGTCCTTCGTTCGGTTGGGAGGGGACATTATCCCCACCAGAGACAGCTGTTCGGAGAGTTGTGATGGAACCTCAAAGTGAGGAAACCTCCCGGGTTGGGAAGGACGTATCATCATGGTACCTTTCATcgggtggtgtggtgttgtACTggggcggaggaagagaggtaCCTTGACTTGACTCTACTTAACTTGTCCCTGGATGAACCCCCAACCAAAGGTACCCGAGAACTGGAAGAGCAAGAGAGAGCCAGAGGGCGAGAGAGACAAAGTGGGCACTTGGGAGGTAGTAgcagaaaagcaacaaccTGAATGtgaacctcatcatcatcttcttcttttttcttgccAGGTGAGTCAGCAGTAGGGGCACGAAATGGGCCCTTCCAGAGCTCATtctggttgattgattgcctTGTTGTTTTGGGGCATCATTCAATATGTTTTGGGCAGTTCGATAATAATACCTACAATTTTAGTAAGTCATAGCTACCCGGAAAGCTACTAGTTAAACCTGGGGACTTAAGTACCTAGTTGTTTTACCTTTTTACTTTCtgccctttccccccttctcaaTACCCTCCCCTAGTCAAGAAGGACTACCACACTAATCAACTAGTTGCTTAGAGATTGCTATACAGGTTTATTGTTTCAATCCTGGAGCCATTTTAGCTTTCCTTTGTCTGTTCGGCGTCCGCATGCGGTGTGCTGCAGTGATCTGGGACCAATTAGCGATCCACAGAGCCCGACCGGGCCTGGCAATTGGCCCACCGCCAATGTGACACATGCGCAAATGGATTTGATTGTCTTCCAATCCGTCTAATTTCTCGCCAGCATCAtcctgcttgctttgctttacCACGGTCTGGCACGCACACCACTAGCCTtctacagtagtagtaccctACTCGGCTGCCTAGGTGGTACTTTGAAGGTACTTGTTGTTTGCTGCTGGCTGCTTGCTAAGTATCGTTTggttactacttactacctacttacctatTTGAATTAACTGGACGTGCTTGATTTGCTTGCTTGGCTCTCTAACGTAGTAGTTCCTGGAAGTTTGATACCCACTAATCTACACTGGGTACTGAACTCCGTCGTTCCCCATTCCCTCCCTACTTGCTTGGACCATAAATTAGAAAGGAAAAACAGCGATCGTGGCCATGGCTATTATGGTGTAATACATACATTCCAGGTGGCGGTATCAGAATtccgccatctccacttccacctctctcctccatctgaAGCAAAGGTACTTTTAATCCAGGACAGCTCCTGGCTAATGACAGAACTTCCCGAGGCTTCCATGACAGCAGGCCGATCCTCTTCGGAGACAAAGAAACTAACAGCCAGCACCgaatgaaaggaaagaggagtcaaaaaaagagagaaagagaagaagcaaataaaaataaaaaagaaccGAAAGCAAAACAGGGAAAAGAACGGACAGCCCGATTTGGCAAACTGACACTGGATGGATACTACTTCTTACTACTCCGTGCTCTTACTTACCACCGACACTACCAAATCTccatccaccagcaccatccGCACCATCCGTTACCCCTGCTGCTTTCCCCAACCACCCTTTCAATGGGGACTTCCCACAGGGTCTGGTCAGGTTCCATTATTCTTTACCTCCCCAAAGTCTGATCCGTAGTTCCCCCGATCCATCAGAAAGGTTCACGGGTCTCCATTGATACGTTGATGTTGCAGGTGTCCCCATTCCCAGGCTGGAGACCGGATCGATCTACCCTGTGGCGATCGCATTCCGATCCCTGCTCCACCTTCCACCGCCATCACGTTACAATCGTCCGTCGCCGGATGGGGCAGCCTGACTTCCGTGCTCATTCTCAATGAGACATACCTCTCTGGCCAGTTCCCCGTTCGGTCCTTGTTTGGTAGCGACCTGAAACCTCTCGTGATTCGAAACAGTTGTGCTCCCCCAGTACAAACTCTTTCCTCTCACTCATCCAGTTTCGGAGCGGGCAGAAAGACATGGTCTCAGACTTATTGATACATCGCCTAGAGACCAGTCGAATAATCGGATAGCAGGCTCATTGGAGATAAGAGAAGCAGGCCGCCATTTGACAGTGCCGTTCGTCGGCGTTTGATGGTCCCGGAAAGCGGCTGATGTCTAATCATCTACAGAACAAGTTTCCCCCCAGCCTGTCCTTGGCGAATTACGTCTCAAGAGGTaatgaaaaataatagtaagaCCTCATCGGTTGCGCTTTtggaatttttttttcttttctctgctCTCTTATTTTGATGTTTAAGGGAAAATCATCGGAGCCACATCTCTTCGATTCCATGGAACACTTCCGCGCCCAGAAGTCTATGCGCTGAGGGGCCAAGGTGCATGTCGTTCCTGAGAATGATACGGTCAGCACTCGATCAAGTCAATGGGCGCCAATCATAATGCCTTGTCCTTACCAGAACAAAAATTTCTCTGGACGGTCGCACTGTTGCGCGCCTGACGTCACCATCCATTGCTGGCTGCTTTGGACGCATGCGTCTTCAACATTCTCCCAACCGGGATCCTCGTTCTTCCCCAATCCACTCTCTTCCTCGATCCCTGCGGCAAAGAGTTGCCAGTCGCGAATCTGGTCGGCCAGAAAAGAGTTGGTGTCGAACAAATAAATCGTGCCGTTCGACCAATCTTCGGCGTTATTGCGGAGTTCTCCGTTCCAATAGTCTGCGATCCTCACGGCATCTTTGTGCTTGGTAATCTGCGGCTGCCCCTGCGCTCTATAGGCCGGCAGGAAGGTTACATCTGGTGCTAATGTCAGGATGATCTTGAGGTCATTGCTGCCCCATGTCTCGGCCAGCaaatccagctcctccataATGACTTTGATATTGCGATCGACTGCATGGGATGCGTCCTCGTACGTCTTTGCCATTACGTTCCACAGGTCCCATACACCAAAGGATACAACCACGATGGTGCGATTCTGACGCATGCCAACCGCAGTCGCATCCATCTCTCTCGTGGCTTCCGTCTCCGCCGCAATCCAATTGGCGACCTGAGCTTTCAGATCCGCCAATGGAGACTTGTAGAGGTTGAGTAAGGAACCCGACAGCTCCGTGTTATCCACCACAGAGCCAATGTAGTTTCCTCTCAGAGACTTGGCTGTCTCTGCTAAGTTTTCATGGTGACATGAGAACTGGGCCGAGAGATTAGCTTGCCACTTCGATCCAGCCAAGTAGCTTTCACACTCACCGAGTTACAAAGCCAGTCCGTCCATACAGATCCCTGAAGCTCGGCTGCATTGTTATCGCTCCACGAGTCACCAAAGACGACTAGGCGACGGTCGAAAGATGCCGTGGCGCGGAAATCCGACGAAGGCTCTTTTGTCAAGACTACCCGACGATAGTAATGCTGAGAGGCGAGAAAGGAGGCTGACAGGAGAATGCTGCACACAGCCAAGGCGCAGACCGCGTGAAATTTGCTAAAGAGGCGCATTGGGTCCGGGCATAAAGGACGGATACGAAGGGCGGAGGCGAGACAGCGAAAGCCGCTGGGCTTCGCAGGCGAAGCCGATAAAGCTGGGGGGCGATCGGCGGCACTCTTTGTTGCGCGGTTGCACACAACGATGCTGAGTGTATACGTTTGACCAAGAGAAAACGAGAAGAAACCGAACAACgggaaagggggggaagaatgaGATAAGACGGAGACGCCGTACGTAGTGATCTGCGGCGAGATCAAGCAAGAACTTCTTCCCCTAACAGAAGCACAAAAGACAGGATTACCTCCGGCAGTACCGTGCAAGAGGAGAGACTAATAGCGTGCGATGGGGATGGTTGGCGCCAGAGTGGGGACTTGACTGGAGAACTCTGTCAGTCGGATGAAAACGAGAACCTGAGGGGAACGGATGCAGTaacaagaaaaaggagaCAATACCGAACAGTGCGAGAGTTGAGTGAGGAAACAGAAAATGTTCCCTGACCTGTCCACTACGATAGCGCGCTTGTGGCCATCTTTGCATCTGCCGTAAGGCTGTTCTTGTCCTGGCCTCTCGGACGTTGGCAGTGGCCGCGCGGCGACGTCGGAACGGTAACCAGTCGCGTGCTCTGGGTCTTTTGCGTCAGTCCCAAGACTCCATCGAGCTTGGAAGAGGCGGTTTTGTACAAGGGCCAAGTCCCCATCAGTGGATCTCACTGGCCTGCCCTCGTGGACATTTCTCTGTTCCAGCAATAGAAATGTCATCGAATCAGCAGCGAACGTCTGTCGGAAGAGGCGGTCATGTTCCCTGAACCCCCTTACTGGGATGTCATGAACAACACCCCTCCTCGGCCACTATCgatctatctagtatctactaccGAAGGCGCAgttttggtggtgggtagtaatcaatcaataatcaacatcaaccattAATAGATAACGGGGGGCCGCCTCTCCAAGACAGGCTGCCACTTTAGACTCCGACCTTCCGAACGGCCCAACTCGATCCGGATTGGTCTCCCGTCTTGGGCTGTCGGGAACGGAAGAACACAATGTGCAACTAAATCCGAGTCAGCGAAAGCGCCCTTCATAACTATACCTTCCTTTCCTATATATCTGGTGTGTGCTACTCGAACTTCTGGTTGCGACTTATAAAGGTGCACCTCGAAGAAGCTCCTTCCAAGCTTTGCTGGTCGTTATGATTCCGACCCGGACCAGTTCGGCACCTGATTGACTGACTAGATCTACTAATCCCCTATCGCCGAGACGCTCAGGGGTTGACTATAACTAACCCCTGGATGGCATTAACTACTCATTTGAGACAATAAGCTCATTATGATGAAGAGTTCTTATTCTCAAATTTGTCCTGCATAATGATACGCATGTGCACCCTCTCAGTGCCTGGCTCCTAGCGCACACATCAGCCTACATGTGTTGCATTATAGGCTGCAGGACAGAGTCCGGAGTACGCAACAAGTGAAGGTCAGCTCGGAGAAAGGCCTATATGACGAGAAATGTGGCACATAAGACGCAACACGGTGGCTCCCCGAATTTGCCTTGTTGAAGCTTAAGAGGCACTCTACTCAAAACTAGTTTAGGGGTTTGGTTACTGAATACAGTCAATAGACTGTTCTAGCTGCTGACTGTTGGATGCATAAGGTCGCGATCAGAGACATGTATGGTTATCAGACATAGATATGGAAGACCCCGATCTGTTGGAGATATTTGACTCCAAATTTGCCTACTGTGTACACAAGGGTCGCAGGGATCACACGAAGATCAGGTGACTTAATACACGCTTCCGCTTAAAGGACAGAACCTAACCTGTCTTTTGTATCAAGTAGGTGCATCATGGAATACGAGCGTCAGCGTGTAACCAAAACCTTAGACGTTGTTTTTTTATCACAACAACCTGGTGGTATCCTCAAGCATAAACACAGGCCTAGCCTCGTAGTTCCCGAAAAGGCAAGGGGGCAAGTCAGGTGCCGGGAGTGCTGACATAAGAGCCCTACCGAGGGCACTAAGTCCAAAAGGGTTAGTGGACTTAGTCAGCCGCCCACACAGGGAAATCTCGCTACACCACCAAAAAAATCCCACGAAGAACGAATCCCCGACGACCTGAACCTCCTCGACCTGTCGACAAACCGCGCCCTCCGTCTTGACCGCGCAGACCCGTCAAGATGAAGCTCAACATCTCCTACCCGGCCAATGGGTCTCAGAAGATCATCGAGGTTGACGATGAGCGCAAGCTCCGTCCCTTCATGGAGAAGCGCATGGGAACCGAAGTCAgcaaccctccccccttGGATATCCGCCCCCCGAAAACACCACAGTTGGAAAAGAGACGAAAAATGAGAAATACACGCAAAAATTATGGGAAAAGCAGAAGACTGATTGGGGTTTCTTTTATTGCTATAGGTTGCCGGCGACTCTCTCGGTGACGAGTTCAAGGGTTACATCCTCAAGATCACCGGTGGTAACGACAAGCAAGGTACGACTGGATTGCTTTTCCCCTGTTATTTCGGATTTGGGCTCGACTAGAAGGACTCGAATGCGAACAAGAATCTTTGGATGTCATGGTTAAAAGAACGAACATTGGATGCTGACTTTGACGCTCTTCACAGGTTTCCCCATGAAGCAGGGTGGTATGTACCGACCGACGCAAATATAATCCGACAAAAACACAGCAGAAACTCATCGATTTTGTGTGCAgttctcctccccacccgTACCCGCCTCCTCCTTGCCGATGGCCACAGGTAAATGCGACCTGCCGATAATGGAGTTTACGAAATGGAAGACTGATGtccgctgcagctgctaCCGCCCCCGCCGCACTGGTGAGCGCAAGCGCAAGTCCGTCCGTGGTGGTAGGTTTCACCCAACAACAATACATCCGTTATTACCCTTCGAGTTGATCCGTTGTTGACGCTTCGTTTTTACAGCCATCACCGGTCAGGACCTCGCTGTTCTTGCCCTGAGCATCGTCAAgcagggtgagggtgagctTCCCGGTCTCACCGACACCGTTGTCCCCAAGCGCCTCGGCCCCAAGCGTGCCACCAAGATCCGCCGCTTCTTCGGTCTCGACAAGAAGGACGACGTCCGCAAGTTCGTCATCCGTCGTACCGTCACCCGTGAGGGCAAGCCCGACTACACCAAGGCCCCCAAGATCCAGCGTCTGGTTACTCCCCAGCGTCTCCAGCGCAAGCGCCAGCGCATTGCCCTCAAGCGCCGTCGTGCTGAGGCTGCCCGTGAGGCTGCGTAAGTGCACCTTTTCCCCTTTAATGGGGCATGCACCCAAAATGTATGAACAGGACATCCGCTAACCATGCATGGGATACAGTAACGACTACGCCAAGCTCCTTGCCAGCCGTGTCcacgaggagaaggccaagcgCGATGAGCTCCGCAAGCGGAGAGCGTCTTCGATGAGGAAGTAAATGTGTTTGTCCGCGGGGGTTAATGGTCGGGTTACGTCTCTGTTCTAGCTAAGGGAAAAAGGGTATTATAGAAAGAATCTCAAGCAAATGGGAAgggggatttttttttatatccacccattttctcttttcctatCTTCGAGTTCCGAAGCAGAGCGACCCAAGAACAAAAAGCTCCTtggtttggggagggagagatattgagagagagaggagagaaggcTTCTGCAGCGGACCGAGAGACTTTGGCGTGCCGATATTGTCTGATCCAACCAACACATCAAAAccaaaaaaggaaatgcTATATCTCTCCACAATTTTTATGGAAATGAAAGGGATTAAAAAATGTGAAAGAATTTCTtcgtttttttctttacacacttttttatactatatgGCCTTGCGACCATtatcccttccccttccctggcacgataaaaaaaaatacccATGGACTCCGGTTCTCCGCAGAtgatttcttctctcttatGTGCGCTGCTTGTGAATGAAATGAAACTTCTTTGTATTCCAAATTTTAGTTggtgttttttcttttctttttttgtttttattcATCCCCTGGTTGTAGTGTGTAATCCCTCTTTAGGGGACCATTTTCCATAGGACCGACCCTACTGTGGTAAAACCTAAAATTGTCCCAATGTAGCCCAGCCAGTGGATTAATTGATTATTGTGTGGTCAGTACTTTTTTTCCTGTGTACCCACAATTCTTAACCCAAGATCCCACTAGCGATCGTTAGTCAAGTGCGGAGTAGACACAGACATggacacagacacagacactATTTTTCCCAACTGCACATCCAGCATAGGTCTGGCCAAACTCGAACCCACTTCATGTCTTGATTGTATATATTGCATTTGGCATACAAAAAGTAGACGTAAGGGCGTACTATATTCACTCGCGTTACTACTAACTGACATTCAATCCCCTCGCCACTCAGCAGTGCAGGCAATGTATACTGACTGTTACAGGGCTAGGCACCCAGTATATAGATGGTACTAATATTACTCCGTCTTATATAGAACTAGGCAGGTGAAGTCAAACCCCgctagcagtagtagtaacatCCATCTAGTAGTATCTTTACAAAGCTAATTACTACATAGTAGCAGGAAGGTGTGtcagtagtactactattattagtaCCTCATGATAAGTTGAAAACATCAAGACCGCATCACCCATCTTTTCATCAGGTATATATACTCCCGAACGCAGAATAACAAGATACTAAGTAACTTAACACAACATATATTTCAAATATCATTCCTCCCATTCATAACAATTAActacctactactaagtCTATTTGCTACAGCAAGTACTACCCTTCGGTATAGTTTTACTGCCTGCATAGTATTCACCCATAGTACCGTCGACCACTCGTAACTGACTTTTCAAAATCAAACAATCAAATCAGCCACCAAACCCATTGTTTCACAACTAAATAAATACACATCAATAGAGAAACAATAAGTCTTACTTCTTAGCCACCTACAAACCTACCCAGTACAGACTTTGTTCAATCCCATAGTTGAACTTACACAAAAACTCAGTATACGAATATTAACAAtgagatatatatagctaaCAAGTGTATGATGGATCCAAATGTCTAGAGACaaaacaggaagaaaacagAACTTGTTGTTTTTCTTAATACATCTATCTTAAAGAGACCTTCAGTCGATGCATAGTGTATTCTACTTATCTATCACCTAGTTACTAGTATATGTATTGAATGTATGTCAAACTTGTGATTGATATCATGTAGTATGATATTATCCTATCCTGATACTATAAGTACTAGCAGCATACTTAATCCTCCTCAATGAAAAGCACCCTATACTAACTCCACAAATATTCTTACTAAGTGAGTAAGCTGGAGTAACACCAACCGCAATAAACAGTTACCTCCAGCCAAGTAAAATACAACCACcgagaaaataaaaacccCAATATATTTTTGTTGAGAACCCCCGCCTCGCCCACccttcttatttattattcattcaCTCCGGGGAACATTTTCCGTCAGAATACTTTTGCATTGTGagctactaactactagtaagaTACTCGTATTCCTAGTCAAACCTAAAAAGTGCCACCATAGGTACTTATGGTATAGAGTCAAAATTGGAGTGcttaaaaaaaactaaaaacGCAAGCATAACTTATTAGTGCAGCTGATCAgtaagggatggatggatggatagcaTGCTGACAAGtcggactactactacttagtagtagtactgattAGACCCGGAAATATAAATCTCGGAACTGAATGTACGACTTGCAGTCAAAATCGATTTAGGGCTAGCCCGTGTGCATTTTACTCAACTAGCTGATATCTCCGAGGTTTAATTTGACGTCTACGAATGTTTATTTCGTACCTTCTGTACTGAATTGTCCGtgtaatttttttttttttttttttttttaaaaaaaatctcaGTATTTTCAATCTGactatatatctatatttagaGCGTAGAACGGAATCCAATTCAGATGGCAATCTATTGTATCAGTGAAATTCCCATGTGATCCGCTCACAATAAAGAAGGATAGTACATCATCAAAACGAAGACgaccaaggggaagaaaaaaaaaaaaaaagagaaaaaaccATTGATATATGTACAGTATAAGTGCTTCAATTCAGCTGGTAATAGAAAGCAAAAAGGCGCCGCCGACTTTTTCATatctcccttcctttccacctTCTCAAAGGTCCATAAGCTTCATAACCGGTAAATGCGTTAAATATAGTTTGACAGACGGAGGCGCCTATCCCGGGAATTCCGTGGCTAAAGAGTCCTAATTTCATGATCTAGGCCCTCCTAGAGGTATCCGACTACGCACGacaataataaaaaaaaaaaagaaaaagcaaatgtGAACCGCCTCCAGATAGCGGCATGTCCATCTTGTCCTCCATCACTGCCATGTGCCATTACTAGTCGTTTAGGCGACAGCGTGCGAGAACAGGAAGCTCACAGACTCGCCGTTGTGCGTACGTCTGCAGGCCTCTGCAAGAGTGGGGCTGATGTCGATCGTCTCGATCTTGTCGCACTGCTCCTTCTTGTCTTCGTGAGGAACAGTGTTGGTCACAACAACACGGCTCAGGCagctgttgttgatgttctgAGTAGCCTTGCCGGAAAGGATACCGTGGACGACGATAGCGTTGACTTCCTTGGCTCCGTGCTGCATCACAGTATCGGCGGCCTTGACAAGAGTACCGCAGGTATCAGCCATGTCGTCAACGATAATAGCGATCTTGTCCTTGACGCTACCAACGAGAACCATGCGCGAGACCTCGTTAGGGCGGGGGCGCTCCTTGTGGATGAGAGCGAACTGGAGGTCGAGACGATCGGCGATGGCAGTGGCACTGTTCAAAATTGCTCATTAATATCGACTTGCAATATATCGAGCATCCAATGAATCAAATTCACTTACCGCTtagcaccaccagcatcagGACTGACAATGATACAGTTGCTCACATCAAGGTGTTCGCGGATCCACTTCAGAATGCTAGGCTCGGCATACAGGTTATCGACGGGAACGTTGAAGAAGCCCTGGATCTGGCTGGCATGGAGGTCCATGGTGATGACGTGGTTGCAACCAGCAGTCTGGAGCATGTTTGCCATAAGCTTGGCGGTGATAGGAGCACGGCTCTTATCCTTCTTATCTTGGCGCGCATAAGGGAAGTTGGGAATGACGGCCGTGATACGTCTTGCGGAGGCGGTCTTGCAAGCATTGATCATGATGAGCAGCTCCATCAGTCCATCGTTGATATCATTGGGCCGCGTCGACTGCAAGATGAAAACTGCAGGGTGCACACATTAACCCAGGATCTTTTGCGGGCCTGAGTCTGAGCAGGCGGAGTGGACAACAataccatcctcatctcgtACACTCTCTCCGATTGTGACACTGGTTTCCTGGTTCGAATATTGGAGGACCATGATCTTGGTCAATTCAATGCCAAGCCTGTCAATTGAAACGGCTCGTTAGTCCATGGTGTACTGCAAGGGTGCAGAAATAGTCCAGAACTATAGCGCATACCGAGCTGCCACAAGGTTTGCAAGCTCAGGGTGACTGTTACCAGTCAAGAGCTTGATCGAGTTCGAAGCCATTTTTGGAGATTGGAGAGAAACCGGAGGAGGGGTTCAGGTGAGAGCGGCGCGTGGAACCGGACAGGTGTAGAGGGGAGATTGATTCAGTGATTGagaaagaaatgaagaagaagttagAGAGCAGATATTAGCATGCCTGAGAAATAGGAAACGCCCATCGACCGGAGAGAGAGCAGcggattgaagaagttgagaTTCGAGCCGATGCCCCGCCGGCAGGTGACTTTTTCGCCCAGCAGAAAAAAGTTGCATCCCGTGACTCCCCGGATCCACCGCCCTTCACCGCCTCCAGACTACGGAGAAGCACCCGGCTGACTAACCGTGCATCGATGGCTGGATAAGGAGTGTTGTAAGTGGGTGAAAGAACGAGAACATTGACTGGAATTTTCTAAGTAATTGACACATAGCTGAAGAAAGTACATGCTGCTGCAATTTGCaaagtaaaatataagaaaaaaatggaaATCTTCAAACCGATCCCCAGCATTCCAGTTGACCTGCACTTCAACTGGTCTGCCGGTTGCGGTCCATTTCCTACCACAACCCCCATGCCTTTGGTAAGGTACAAACTAGCTGAAAATGAAGATGTGTCAAACGCCATAATATGCTTCAGCATTGAGTCAAGGACACTGCGAGTGAGAGTGGGTTAACCCCCAAGTCATCATTTACGCAATAAGGGATATTAGCGCCACCATTTTATGCAAACCCGAAATATTCACTGCCAGCCGTCATCGCGGTGTAAAGACGTTGCCGTAATGTTTCGTAGCTCTCATATTCTGGAAGATCCAGCTCTGTGCCACATAGTTAGCAAGCTGTGCCATATAGATATTCCCGGACATTGCTGGTGTACTTACGGTTGAAACAAGTATGAGAGCTTGGGAGACGATCCTTGTTGCCGTAATCACGGTGGATGTTGAAACGGCTGACTCCGTTCATGCCCTCAAGTTCCTTGAATCCATTCAGAGGCACCTTGCTAGTACCCGTAACGAACTGCAGAAGCTTGGCGCGTTCTTCCTTATCGAAAGAGCGGACCGCGCGCCAGAACCACTGAATCTGGGGCGAGGAGGCCGAGTAGTTATGATACTCGGTATTGACCTTCCAATCATCCACTTCGATTTCGGGGAGACCGGAGATCAGCAACTCGAGCTCCTGCtcgttgaagatggagatcAGATCGGAGGGGATGATCTCATGGAATCCTAGACAGAACGAATTAGCCACATACTCAATAGtcaaggggaaaggggaccAAAACATACCCTTCAGGAAATTGTCCAGCTGTTCCTTGACGGAGCCGACCAAACGGTAATCGACGACCCGTTGGATGTATTCCTCCTTATTTTCTTCAGTGACAGGAATATTACGTCCGTTCTCAATCAGATCGATCACTTGTTTCTCTCCAAAGTCATCCGTCTCGACAGCGAAGGTCTCAGTAATAATGTCAGTAATGTCGTTTTCGAGCATCCAGAGAAGGGACTTGTAGTAGTCAAGGTCAAGCGTCTCCATATCCTTGATGGATACTGACCGACCGAGGATGCACTTGTAGACCGCACGGCTGAAATGGCAGTCAAGGACGCGTCCCTCGTACAGGGCCTTGCCGATGATACGTCCAATGAACTTGAAGAACATCAGATGTTCGGAGTTGACACCACTCAGACGGTTCGGGTGGAATGTAGTCCTGTCCGAAGCAACCGGGATGAACAGAGCGTAGTTGGGGTTGAACATGCCACGCGCGAGAACTTGGAACCATTCTCTAGTCACACCACCGGCATCGACACCCTCTTCGCCATGGAAGCGTACGTTCAGCTTGCCATATTTCAGTTCGTCCGCTGTCTTGAAGTACAAGGACTTAAAGGAATCCAAGAAGACTTGGTCACGTCTAACAGACAGCTGAagagggggatgggggtgacGAGGCTCAGCGCCACGGGAATGAATGCGACGAGTGAAGTAGTTGCGCTTGTTGTCAAACTCTAGAACCTTGGGGTTCTTGACCAGCAGCGAGAAAGTGCCACTCATCAACCGGGGGTTTTGTCGCACAAGCTCATTAAGAATCTTGCGATGTTCCTCTGTgaacttgaagaagaggctTTCCATGCTGAGACCAGCGTCAACGGAAGTGGTCGACAC harbors:
- a CDS encoding uncharacterized protein (COG:S;~EggNog:ENOG410PT07;~InterPro:IPR001087,IPR036514;~PFAM:PF00657;~go_function: GO:0016788 - hydrolase activity, acting on ester bonds [Evidence IEA]); the protein is MRLFSKFHAVCALAVCSILLSASFLASQHYYRRVVLTKEPSSDFRATASFDRRLVVFGDSWSDNNAAELQGSVWTDWLCNSFSCHHENLAETAKSLRGNYIGSVVDNTELSGSLLNLYKSPLADLKAQVANWIAAETEATREMDATAVGMRQNRTIVVVSFGVWDLWNVMAKTYEDASHAVDRNIKVIMEELDLLAETWGSNDLKIILTLAPDVTFLPAYRAQGQPQITKHKDAVRIADYWNGELRNNAEDWSNGTIYLFDTNSFLADQIRDWQLFAAGIEEESGLGKNEDPGWENVEDACVQSSQQWMVTSGAQQCDRPEKFLFWNDMHLGPSAHRLLGAEVFHGIEEMWLR
- the RPS6 gene encoding 40S ribosomal protein eS6 (COG:J;~EggNog:ENOG410PHTT;~InterPro:IPR014401,IPR018282,IPR001377;~PFAM:PF01092;~go_component: GO:0005840 - ribosome [Evidence IEA];~go_function: GO:0003735 - structural constituent of ribosome [Evidence IEA];~go_process: GO:0006412 - translation [Evidence IEA]) — protein: MKLNISYPANGSQKIIEVDDERKLRPFMEKRMGTEVAGDSLGDEFKGYILKITGGNDKQGFPMKQGVLLPTRTRLLLADGHSCYRPRRTGERKRKSVRGAITGQDLAVLALSIVKQGEGELPGLTDTVVPKRLGPKRATKIRRFFGLDKKDDVRKFVIRRTVTREGKPDYTKAPKIQRLVTPQRLQRKRQRIALKRRRAEAAREAANDYAKLLASRVHEEKAKRDELRKRRASSMRK
- a CDS encoding ribose-phosphate diphosphokinase (COG:F;~EggNog:ENOG410PGG8;~InterPro:IPR029057,IPR000836,IPR000842,IPR029099, IPR005946;~PFAM:PF00156,PF14572,PF13793;~go_function: GO:0000287 - magnesium ion binding [Evidence IEA];~go_function: GO:0004749 - ribose phosphate diphosphokinase activity [Evidence IEA];~go_process: GO:0009116 - nucleoside metabolic process [Evidence IEA];~go_process: GO:0009156 - ribonucleoside monophosphate biosynthetic process [Evidence IEA];~go_process: GO:0009165 - nucleotide biosynthetic process [Evidence IEA];~go_process: GO:0044249 - cellular biosynthetic process [Evidence IEA]) — translated: MASNSIKLLTGNSHPELANLVAARLGIELTKIMVLQYSNQETSVTIGESVRDEDVFILQSTRPNDINDGLMELLIMINACKTASARRITAVIPNFPYARQDKKDKSRAPITAKLMANMLQTAGCNHVITMDLHASQIQGFFNVPVDNLYAEPSILKWIREHLDVSNCIIVSPDAGGAKRATAIADRLDLQFALIHKERPRPNEVSRMVLVGSVKDKIAIIVDDMADTCGTLVKAADTVMQHGAKEVNAIVVHGILSGKATQNINNSCLSRVVVTNTVPHEDKKEQCDKIETIDISPTLAEACRRTHNGESVSFLFSHAVA